From a region of the Calypte anna isolate BGI_N300 chromosome 4, bCalAnn1_v1.p, whole genome shotgun sequence genome:
- the LOC103535195 gene encoding transforming growth factor beta activator LRRC32, whose translation MTELEEKEEGDAGGPLLPTPTAFISFPHPILKIIYTGSRMGLAAHLLAPKGCLLLCLIPSVLQAQSKEEVRPKPPLCQQSPVKVSCRGAGLQSFPEVLGQGVKYLELSNNFIQNLTSDSIQGFGQLEYLDLGSNQLEYLDLGSNQLEAVSDLSLAQLPNLHTLLLGSNHLDHNYHANGRALQVLRNIQVLDLSANSLESHMAAWFITNLTGLRSLHLSGNRMSKLPAGIFWSTPRLRQLDLSNNYIMEIEEGAFEALGELEVVNLALNSLHCVSGFSLRQLRVLNLSHNALELFSSEDGAEPYLLQVLDLSHNRLLCFPELPRAHYLTHLNLSNNFIASLLPGSRQPGDFVLHYEEMGRFRGTWHAGLTRLADLDLSYNHLQVFPVPFFRSLSSLHSLSLARNCLREVAGDGLSRAALPVRCLDLHGNAIRLLPPWVFDSLPLLEALDLGSNSLQPCQGHGSHPGGESQPPAPGGTCTPFYGISHLKHLSLSRNNLTRLQPYAFHQTSLLSLDLSGNRDLSVSQEALGGLEFSLQKLSLRGNGMDNSEAELPCLRVLTALDLAGNRLSFLPSGLFCSPLESLDLRDNLLQTLEKPALASWPQSLRDVAVSGNPFSCCSLAWLDTLQGAGVGVRDLDQTLCTYQDESRNFSARISSSPWWLCPRPQGSRSLAVLLAVLSLFILSSGAWCLLRKGQKLSGPVGLHRKRVGVFPHCPKREEPAQVKPADSVTKV comes from the exons ATGACAGAgttggaagagaaagaggagggggatgCAGGAGGCCCCttg CTGCCAACACCCACAGCCTTTATCTccttcccccatcccatccTGAAGATCATTTAcacagggagcaggatggggctggcaGCACATCTGCTGGCTCCCAAAGGAtgtttgctgctctgcctgATCCCTTCTGTCCTCCAAGCCCAGTCCAAGGAGGAGGTGAGGCCCAAGCCCCCCCTTTGCCAGCAG agccccgTGAAGGTGTCTTGCAGAGGAGCTGGCCTGCAAAGCTTCCCAGAGGTGCTTGGTCAAGGAGTGAAGTACCTGGAGCTCTCCAACAACTTCATCCAGAACCTGACCAGTGACTCCATCCAAGGGTTTGGGCAGCTGGAATACCTGGACCTGGGCTCCAACCAGCTGGAATACCTGGACCTGGGCTCCAACCAGCTGGAAGCTGTGTCAGAcctcagcctggctcagctGCCCAACCTGCACACTCTGCTCCTGGGCTCCAACCACCTGGACCACAATTACCACGCCAACGGGAGAGCCCTCCAGGTGCTGAGGAACATCCAGGTCCTGGACCTGTCAGCAAACAGCCTGGAGAGCCACATGGCAGCCTGGTTCATCACCAACCTCACCGGGCTGAGGAGCCTCCATCTCTCTGGGAACAGGATGAGCAAGCTCCCAGCTGGGATCTTCTGGAGCACCCCCAGGCTGCGCCAGCTCGACCTCAGCAATAACTACATCATGGAGATCGAGGAGGGGGCTTTTGAGGCTTtgggagagctggaggtggTGAACTTGGCTTTGAATTCCCTCCACTGTGTTTCTGGCTTCAGCCTGAGGCAGCTGCGAGTTTTAAACCTGAGCCACAATGCTCTGGAGCTCTTCAGCTCGGAGGATGGAGCTGAGCCCTACCTGCTTCAAGTGCTCGACTTGAGCCATAACAgactcctctgcttcccagagctCCCCAGAGCCCATTATCTCACACACCTCAACCTCTCCAACAACTTCAttgcctccctgctcccaggctcACGCCAGCCGGGGGACTTTGTGCTTCACTATGAGGAGATGGGGAGGTTCCGTGGGACCTGGCACGCCGGGCTGACACGTTTGGCTGACCTGGACCTCAGCTATAACCATCTGCAGGTGTTCCCCGTTCCCTTCTTCCGCAGCCTGAGCTCCCTGCACAGCCTCAGCCTGGCCAGGAACTGTCTCCGGGAGGTGGCCGGGGATGGGCTGAGCCGCGCTGCGCTCCCCGTGCGCTGCTTGGATCTCCATGGCAATGCCATCCGCCTCCTGCCCCCTTGGGTTTTTGAttccctgcctctgctggaAGCTCTGGACCTGGGCTCCAACAGCCTCCAGCCTTGTCAGGGCCACGGGAGCCACCCGGGAGGGGAATCTCAGCCTCCAGCCCCCGGAGGCACCTGCACCCCCTTCTACGGCATCTCTCACCTGAAGCACCTGAGCCTCAGCAGGAACAACCTGACCAGGCTGCAGCCCTACGCCTTCCACCAGACCTCACTGCTCTCCCTGGACCTCTCGGGGAACCGGGACTTGTCTGTGTCTCAGGAAGCcctgggggggttggaattCTCCCTGCAGAAACTCTCCCTGAGGGGCAACGGGATGGACAACAGCgaggcagagctgccctgcctgcgTGTGCTCACAGCCTTGGACCTCGCAGGAAACCGTTTGAGTTTTTTGCCCTCAGGGCTCTTCTGCTCCCCGCTGGAAAGCCTGGACCTGCGTGACAACCTCCTGCAGACCTTGGAGAAGCCAGCACTGGCCAGCTGGCCCCAGAGCCTGAGGGACGTGGCCGTCTCTGGCAAccccttcagctgctgctccctggcctGGCTGGACACGCTgcagggggctggggtgggTGTCAGGGACCTGGACCAAACCCTCTGCACCTACCAGGATGAGAGCAGGAATTTCTCAGCCCGGATAAGCAGCAGTCCTTGGTGGCTGTGCCCACgtccccagggcagcaggtccctggctgtgctcctggctgtgctcagcctgTTCATCCTCAGCTCCGGGGCTTGGTGCCTCCTGAGGAAGGGGCAGAAGCTGTCAGGGCCCGTGGGGCTCCACAGAAAGAGGGTGGGGGTCTTCCCCCACTGTCCCAAACGAGAGGAACCTGCCCAGGTGAAGCCAGCAGACAGTGTCACCAAAGTGTAG
- the LOC103535163 gene encoding LOW QUALITY PROTEIN: protein Wnt-11b (The sequence of the model RefSeq protein was modified relative to this genomic sequence to represent the inferred CDS: deleted 3 bases in 2 codons) translates to MGHPTATTAALLCHLGLSAAIQWLGLTESGVAWNQSHHCRLLAGLVAPDQFQMCRRNLEVMGSIVRAARRTKSLCQKTFGDMRWNCSSIQRAPSFGPDLLKGTRESAFVYALAAAALTHSIAQACTSGQIPSCSCGPVPSEVPGPDFRWGGCGDNLRYGLQLGAAFADSPLKSLRLGTQALKAMNLHNSAAGEQVLSDSLDTRCKCHGVSGSCSVKTCWKGLANLEDIASDLKSKYLAAIKVTHRVLGPRKQLIPKEVEVRPVKQTDLVYLINSPDYCTPNPHLGSLGTQDRQCNKSSLGSDSCNLMCCGRGYNTYTEEVEERCHCKYHWCCYVVCKRCARKVERHVCK, encoded by the exons ATGGGCCACCCCACCGCCACCACCGCCgctctgctctgccacctgGGGCTCTCCGCGGCCATCCAGTGGTT GGGGCTGACGGAGAGCGGGGTGGCCTGGAACCAAAGCCACCACTGCCGGCTGCTGGCCGGGCTGGTGGCCCCGGACCAGTTCCAGATGTGCCGGAGGAACCTGGAGGTGATGGGCAGCATCGTCCGGGCCGCCCGACGAACCAAGAGCCTCTGCCAGAAAACTTTTGGAGACATGAGGTGGAACTGCTCCTCCATCCAGAGAGCCCCCAGCTTCGGTCCTGACCTGCTGAAAG gaaCTCGGGAATCTGCCTTTGTCTACGCCCTGGCTGCCGCTGCCCTCACCCACTCCATCGCCCAAGCCTGCACCTCGGGACAGATT CCCTCTTGCTCCTGCGGCCCCGTCCCCTCGGAGGTCCCCGGGCCGGATTTCAGATGGGGTGGCTGCGGGGACAACCTGCGCTACGGCCTCCAGCTGGGCGCTGCTTTTGCTGACAGCCCCTTAAAATCCCTCAGGCTGGGGACACAAGCG CTCAAGGCCATGAATTTGCATAACAGTGCTGCGGGGGA GCAGGTGCTGAGTGACTCCCTGGATACCAGGTGTAAATGCCACGGTGTTTCAGGCTCCTGCTCAGTGAAGACCTGCTGGAAGGGGCTGGCAAACCTGGAGGACATTGCCTCTGACCTCAAGTCCAAGTACCTGGCAGCCATCAAGGTGACCCACCGGGTCCTGGGGCCCAGGAAGCAGCTGATTCCCAAAGAAGTGGAGGTCAGGCCAGTGAAACAGACAGACCTGGTTTATCTCATCAACTCCCCTGACTACTGCACACCAAATCCCCACCTGGGCTCTCTGGGGACACAGGACAG GCAGTGCAACAAGAGCTCTCTGGGCAGTGACAGCTGCAACCTGATGTGCTGCGGCCGGGGCTACAACACCTACAcggaggaggtggaggagaggtGTCACTGCAAGTACCACTGGTGCTGCTACGTGGTGTGCAAGAGGTGTGCTCGGAAGGTGGAGAGACACGTCTGTAAATAA